Sequence from the Armatimonadota bacterium genome:
TCGAGGTACCGACGGTCGAGAGGATCTTCGAAACCTGGCCGCCCAGGAAGATCAGGGCGACGATCGCCACGATGGCGATGAGCGCGAGGATCAGCGCGTACTCCGCGAGGCCCTGGCCCTCCTCCTCGTCACGGACGATGAGCGAAGTG
This genomic interval carries:
- a CDS encoding Flp family type IVb pilin, translated to MLNALITSLIVRDEEEGQGLAEYALILALIAIVAIVALIFLGGQVSKILSTVGTSI